The Mangifera indica cultivar Alphonso chromosome 8, CATAS_Mindica_2.1, whole genome shotgun sequence genome has a window encoding:
- the LOC123224126 gene encoding AP-2 complex subunit mu-like isoform X1, producing the protein MPVAASAIYFLNLRGDVLINRLYRDDVGGNMVDAFRMHIMQTKELGTCPVRQIGGCSFFYMRISNVYIVIVVSSNANVACAFKFVVEAVSLFKSYFGGAFDEDAIRNNFVLIYELLDEIMDFGYPQNLSPEILKLYITQEGVRSPFSSKPTDKPVPNATLQVTGAVGWRREGLVYKKNEVFLDIVESVNLLMSSKGSVLRCDVTGKILMKCFLSGMPDLKLGLNDKIGLEKESQLKSRPTKSGKTIELDDVTFHQCVNLTRFNSEKTVSFVPPDGEFELMKYRITEGVNLPFRVLPTIKELGRTRMEVNVKVKSAFGAKMFALGVVIKIPVPKQTAKTSFRVTSGRAKYNPSIDCLVWKIRKFPGQTEPTMSAEIELISTMAEKKSWTRPPIQMEFQVPMFTASGLRVRFLKVWEKSGYNTVEWVRYITKAGSYEIRC; encoded by the exons ATGCCGGTGGCTGCTTCGGCTATATACTTCTTGAATCTCCGTGGCGATGTCCTCATCAATCGTCTTTATCGTGACGATGTTGG aggAAATATGGTTGACGCTTTTCGAATGCATATTATGCAAACGAAAGAGCTTGGTACGTGTCCTGTACGGCAGATCGGAGGTTGCTCGTTCTTTTATATGAGAATTAGCaatgtttatattgttatagtTGTTAGCAGCAATGCGAATGTGGCTTGTGCCTTCAAGTTTGTCGTTGAG GCGGTTTCTTTGTTTAAGTCTTATTTTGGTGGGGCTTTTGATGAAGATGCTATCCGGAATAATTTCGTTCTCATTTATGAGCTGTTGGATG AAATAATGGATTTTGGTTACCCACAAAATCTTTCTCCTGAGATTTTAAAGCTTTATATTACTCAAGAAGGAGTGCGCTCACCATTCTCATCCAAg CCTACAGATAAACCTGTACCAAATGCAACATTACAAGTTACAGGTGCAGTTGGTTGGCGCAGAGAGGGCCTtgtttataagaaaaatgag GTCTTTCTTGATATTGTGGAAAGTGTAAATCTTCTCATGTCATCAAAAG GTAGCGTTCTACGTTGTGATGTTACGGGAAAGATTCTTATGAAATGCTTCCTCTCTGGAATGCCTGATTTGAAGTTgggtttgaatgataaaattggTCTTGAGAAAGAGTCACAGCTGAAGTCCCGTCCTACTAAAAG TGGTAAAACAATTGAGCTTGATGATGTTACTTTCCATCAATGTGTGAACTTGACGAGGTTTAATTCGGAGAAGACTGTGAGTTTTGTGCCACCGGATGGTGAATTTGAATTGATGAA GTATCGTATAACTGAGGGTGTTAATCTTCCATTCCGCGTCCTGCCAACAATTAAGGAGCTTGGTCGAACACGCATGGAAGTAAATGTTAAG gTAAAGAGTGCTTTTGGTGCGAAAATGTTTGCACTTGGGGTTGTTATCAAAATTCCTGTACCAAAGCAGACAGCAAAGACAAGTTTCCGAGTGACATCAGGTCGAGCAAAGTACAATCCTTCAATTGATTGCTTGGTTTGGAA GATAAGAAAATTTCCTGGCCAAACTGAGCCAACCATGAGCGCAGAGATTGAGTTGATTTCCACGATGGCAGAAAAGAAGTCTTGGACAAGGCCACCAATTCAGATGGAATTCCAG GTTCCCATGTTCACAGCTTCTGGTTTACGTGTTCGatttttaaag GTATGGGAGAAGAGTGGCTACAACACTGTTGAGTGGGTCCGTTATATTACTAAAGCTGGTTCATATGAGATTAGATGCTAG
- the LOC123224126 gene encoding AP-2 complex subunit mu-like isoform X2 gives MPVAASAIYFLNLRGDVLINRLYRDDVGGNMVDAFRMHIMQTKELGTCPVRQIGGCSFFYMRISNVYIVIVVSSNANVACAFKFVVEAVSLFKSYFGGAFDEDAIRNNFVLIYELLDEIMDFGYPQNLSPEILKLYITQEGVRSPFSSKPTDKPVPNATLQVTGAVGWRREGLVYKKNEVFLDIVESVNLLMSSKGSVLRCDVTGKILMKCFLSGMPDLKLGLNDKIGLEKESQLKSRPTKSGKTIELDDVTFHQCVNLTRFNSEKTVSFVPPDGEFELMKYRITEGVNLPFRVLPTIKELGRTRMEVNVKVKSAFGAKMFALGVVIKIPVPKQTAKTSFRVTSGRAKYNPSIDCLVWKSD, from the exons ATGCCGGTGGCTGCTTCGGCTATATACTTCTTGAATCTCCGTGGCGATGTCCTCATCAATCGTCTTTATCGTGACGATGTTGG aggAAATATGGTTGACGCTTTTCGAATGCATATTATGCAAACGAAAGAGCTTGGTACGTGTCCTGTACGGCAGATCGGAGGTTGCTCGTTCTTTTATATGAGAATTAGCaatgtttatattgttatagtTGTTAGCAGCAATGCGAATGTGGCTTGTGCCTTCAAGTTTGTCGTTGAG GCGGTTTCTTTGTTTAAGTCTTATTTTGGTGGGGCTTTTGATGAAGATGCTATCCGGAATAATTTCGTTCTCATTTATGAGCTGTTGGATG AAATAATGGATTTTGGTTACCCACAAAATCTTTCTCCTGAGATTTTAAAGCTTTATATTACTCAAGAAGGAGTGCGCTCACCATTCTCATCCAAg CCTACAGATAAACCTGTACCAAATGCAACATTACAAGTTACAGGTGCAGTTGGTTGGCGCAGAGAGGGCCTtgtttataagaaaaatgag GTCTTTCTTGATATTGTGGAAAGTGTAAATCTTCTCATGTCATCAAAAG GTAGCGTTCTACGTTGTGATGTTACGGGAAAGATTCTTATGAAATGCTTCCTCTCTGGAATGCCTGATTTGAAGTTgggtttgaatgataaaattggTCTTGAGAAAGAGTCACAGCTGAAGTCCCGTCCTACTAAAAG TGGTAAAACAATTGAGCTTGATGATGTTACTTTCCATCAATGTGTGAACTTGACGAGGTTTAATTCGGAGAAGACTGTGAGTTTTGTGCCACCGGATGGTGAATTTGAATTGATGAA GTATCGTATAACTGAGGGTGTTAATCTTCCATTCCGCGTCCTGCCAACAATTAAGGAGCTTGGTCGAACACGCATGGAAGTAAATGTTAAG gTAAAGAGTGCTTTTGGTGCGAAAATGTTTGCACTTGGGGTTGTTATCAAAATTCCTGTACCAAAGCAGACAGCAAAGACAAGTTTCCGAGTGACATCAGGTCGAGCAAAGTACAATCCTTCAATTGATTGCTTGGTTTGGAA ATCTGATTGA